In one Plasmodium reichenowi strain SY57 chromosome 7, whole genome shotgun sequence genomic region, the following are encoded:
- a CDS encoding Cg7 protein: MDYEEIICVHLNLKFIILKNIEKDDNCLCDDFVINLPDLNDIDSSNSSKGYFIKKFHGLLKKRKKNEYECVISGTLNEIANFLYEHIELFIEIKKEEKRTKENVDDYVDNVQAIQRNEKQNNEENKRRDYQNIDDDNKRRNYHNIDDDTINYDNYHSDNNDNYCNDNYTCEEVLKRKNKNLSSYEEKKLDKNKIHLLKSVDMHDNLNFDKESIYFKCLFSDLINDFEYIQNKKYENISNFYISSDLIFSICLKLEEHLIEKEDLQKINLKNDNNIHMKLEKYDHKYKHVLNLFHMNSIFYLYVNFNQYNKQFFVDNDIEVVIGETVQNVSEKVRMGDDDSRGDIQIGLRDQNMINNMNEKKEFLYRENKEEQYDDVSDSMNNMNNMNNVNNVNNVNNMNNVNNMNNVNNINNTHNIKNDKLYHGNHHFNTGCHFSLILVDNIKEIADYFYINNFCLHFNGIKLYVDKKGIFAFDHMKNKSEVKDQWVFYKDSKKITYNLNTISSINNNDKQINIRASIISIFLNTCTSINNGIHSFGYSSGSIIHDNYNIDESYYNNDTLYKDIMNDAVSPIVVNNDITTSKMNNFTYNMLHNVMPHTICNTTCNFFVSVNNCHILELSNIYAEKRKKHESEFYLKMESDLFDEKFKSELYLFRENAKIELKDCYVNHNFEVRDEEEVYDNLEGKKLFFELYMKEKESEINIGVGEFHINNIISELNEIDIKKKAPHYYKFNYKVCLYLNVFKEKYLTSELNVEIYVSLKEDILLNNMMTHINKNMDTNTKNNTKNNTKKNTKKNNNNNNSNNSNNNLNSIYSNYNGTFRNISSHTVNTTHFNTKNIPQNLYEFKLWKEKEEDVMRSMLKKKEEQLIKKFSKKYEIMEKERKSEFEKKKNELKEIIIKMKEEQINIINNKNMLKLKDKELNEEIYSLEKKLKKIKYVYEKSLYTFKERLKKNELNESVIKENHELRDNYKKLIKENRILLKEKDHMKNMLNKYNHKENVIISKTYFQQINQELKYFKENNKNNLLLLDTKKYNENVQSYIKMIYKNRKKSLQHISNFIIQLENIYDLINNEIVEQQFHNILKSINDIKYILNEEIKEEKNVMHILSLSQSPKHIKTKNEDNYMSSWDILDEKQNDNLLQKDTFMEQHIYIHNHPEQKEKQQKEKQQKEKQPKQQHNNNNNNNNINKPFKDNTLSNKKEALLSCVDKKKKLNNIYISKDEKKIKNTKLVMEKDKSNVVSKKINDNKNNKVIENLKSEISRLIQTGIYNEDDEIIKSMKKKLNALLN; encoded by the exons ATGGATTACgaagaaataatatgtgTGCATTTAAActtaaaatttataattttgaaGAATATAGAAAAGGATGATAATTGCTTATGTGATGATTTTGTTATAAACTTACCAGATTTGAATGATATTGATTCATCTAATAGTTCTAAGGGatatttcataaaaaaatttcatgggcttttaaaaaaacgaaagaaaaatgaatatgaaTGTGTTATAAGCGGTACTTTAAATGAGATAGCTAATTTTTTGTATGAGCATattgaattatttattgaaataaaaaaagaagaaaaaaggaCGAAAGAAAATGTGGATGATTATGTAGATAATGTACAAGCTATACAGAGGaatgaaaaacaaaataacGAGGAGAATAAAAGAAGAGATTATCAAAATAttgatgatgataataaaagaagaaattatcataatattgATGATGATACGATAAATTACGATAACTATCAtagtgataataatgataactattgtaatgataattatacTTGTGAAGAAGTgttaaaaaggaaaaataaaaatttatctTCTTATGAAGAGAAAAAGTTGgataagaataaaattCATTTACTAAAAAGTGTAGATATGCatgataatttaaattttgaCAAAGAAAGTATTTATTTCAAATGTTTATTTAGtgatttaataaatgatttcgaatatatacaaaacaaaaaatatgaaaatataagtaatttttatataagtTCTGATTTGatattttctatatgtTTAAAATTAGAAGAACATTTAATTGAAAAAGAAgatttacaaaaaataaatttaaagaatgataataatattcatatgaaATTAGAAAAGTATgatcataaatataaacatgtgttaaatttatttcatatgaatagtatattttatttatatgtcAATTTTAATCAATATAATAAGCAGTTTTTTGTAGATAATGATATAGAAGTAGTCATAGGAGAAACCGTACAAAATGTAAGTGAAAAAGTAAGAATGGGTGATGATGATTCAAGGGGAGATATCCAAATAGGTTTAAGAGATCAGAATATgattaataatatgaacgaaaaaaaagaatttttatatagaGAAAATAAAGAGGAACAATATGATGATGTAAGTGACagtatgaataatatgaataatatgaataatgtgaataatgtgaataatgtgaacaatatgaataatgtgaataatatgaataatgtgaacaatattaataatacGCATAATATTAAGAATGATAAATTATACCATGGTAACCACCATTTTAACACGGGCTGTCATTTTAGTTTAATATTAGTcgataatataaaagagatagctgattatttttatattaataactTTTGCCTACATTTTAACGGCATCAAATTATATGTTGATAAAAAAGGTATTTTTGCCTTTGatcatatgaaaaataaaagtgaAGTTAAAGATCAATGGGTGTTTTATAAAGACTcgaaaaaaataacatataatttaaatacGATAAGTTcaattaataataatgataaacaaataaatattagAGCTAGTATCatttcaatatttttaaatacatGTACAAGTATAAATAACGGTATTCATTCGTTTGGTTATAGCTCTGGTAGTATAATTcatgataattataacataGATGAATCTTATTATAACAATGATACTTTATATAAGGATATAATGAATGATGCTGTATCTCCTATTGTtgtaaataatgatattacGACATCgaaaatgaataatttcACGTATAATATGTTACATAATGTTATGCCACATACTATATGTAACACGACGTGcaatttttttgtatctGTAAATAATTGTCACATACTAGAGCTTAGCAATATATATGCagagaaaagaaaaaaacatgaaagtgaattttatttaaaaatggAATCCGATTTGTTTGATGAGAAGTTTAAATCGGAGTTGTATTTGTTTCGCGAGAACGCAAAG ATTGAACTTAAAGATTGCTATGTGAACCACAATTTTGAAGTAAGGGACGAAGAAGAAGTGTACGATAATTTGGAGGGGaaaaaacttttttttGAACTTTACatgaaagaaaaagagAGTGAAATAAACATAGGAGTTGGAGAATTtcatataaacaatattataagcgaattaaatgaaatagATATCAAAAAGAAGGCTccacattattataaatttaattacAAAGTGTGTTTATATTTGAATGTTTTTAAGGAGAAATATTTAACATCCGAACTTAATGttgaaatatatgttaGTTTAAAGGAAGACATATTactaaataatatgatgactcatataaataaaaatatggataCAAACACAAAAAACAACACAAAAAACAACACAAAAAAGAACACAAAAAAgaacaacaataataataatagtaataatagtaataataatttgaatAGTATATACAGTAATTACAATGGTACTTTTAGAAACATATCAAGTCATACAGTAAACACAACACATTTCAATACAAAGAATATCCCCCAAAATTTATACGAATTTAAATTATggaaagaaaaagaagaagatgTTATGAGAAGTATGttgaagaaaaaagaagaacaattaattaaaaagtTTAGTAAGAAGTATGAAATAATGGAAAAGGAAAGAAAAAGCGAATTtgaaaagaagaaaaatgaattgaaagaaattattataaaaatgaaagaagaacaaataaatattattaataataaaaatatgttaaaattaaaagacaaagaattaaatgaagaaatatattcgttagaaaaaaaactgaaaaaaattaaatatgtgtatgaaaaatctttatatacatttaaggagagattaaaaaaaaatgaattaaatgaaagtgtaataaaagaaaatcaTGAATTAAgagataattataaaaagttaataaaagaaaatagaattttattaaaagaaaaagatcatatgaaaaatatgttaaataaatataatcataaagaaaatgttataataagtaaaacatattttcaacaaataaatcaagaattaaaatatttcaaggaaaataataaaaataatctattattattagatactaaaaaatataatgaaaatgtgcaatcatatataaaaatgatatataaaaatagaaaaaaaagtttaCAACATATATccaattttattatacaactagaaaatatatatgatttaataaataacGAAATAGTAGAACAACaatttcataatatattaaaaagtattaacgatataaaatatatattaaatgaagaaatcaaagaagaaaaaaatgtaatgcatatattatcattatcacAATCGCCCAAACATAtcaaaacaaaaaatgaGGATAATTATATGTCAAGCTGGGACATCTTAGatgaaaaacaaaatgataatCTTCTTCAGAAGGATACATTCATGGaacaacatatatatatacacaatCATCCTgaacaaaaagaaaaacaacaaaaagaaaaacaacaaaaagaaaaacaacCAAAACAacaacataataataataataataataataatattaataaaccatttaaagataataccttaagtaataaaaaagaggCTCTTCTTTCATGTGtagacaaaaaaaaaaaattaaataatatatatatatccaaggatgagaaaaaaataaaaaacacAAAATTAGTTATGGAAAAGGATAAATCTAACGTTgtatcaaaaaaaataaacgacaacaaaaataataaagttATTGAAAATTTAAAGAGTGAAATTAGTAGACTAATACAAACtggtatatataatgaagatgacgaaataattaaaagtatgaaaaaaaagttaaacgccttattaaattaa
- a CDS encoding hypothetical protein (conserved Plasmodium protein, unknown function), with product MDNMDEENNFNFPESSEVNYNEEFAQIKVGQLISEKYLADFINKDIFFIGEIMNIEGNVINVKSVNGNYVDCILKDNNFNTDSKYIGIKGIVSDDLKIIETRGIVLLQDINFEIVNDYINISMENKDSDVFIPSY from the exons atggataatatggatgaagagaataattttaattttccTGAAAGCAGTGAAGTAAACTATAACGAAGAATTCGCACAAATAAAAGTAGGACAACTTATTTCGGAAAAATACTTGGCtgattttataaataaagatatattttttataggtgaaattatgaatatagAAGGAAATGTAATCAACGTTAAATCAGTAAATG GTAATTATGTCGAttgtatattaaaagataataacTTTAATACGGATTCAAAGTATATTGGAATAAAAGGTATCGTATCAGatgatttaaaaattatagaaACGAGGGGTATTGTATTATTACAAGATATCAACTTTGAAATTGttaatgattatataaatatttctatGGAGAATAAAGATTCGGATGTTTTCATACCatcatattaa